Proteins encoded together in one Rubripirellula reticaptiva window:
- a CDS encoding PLP-dependent aminotransferase family protein codes for MAIRLIPTEGLMSKLQREMYLSVQCGRYLHAPPENLDKAIAYPDIHHLQSVFSETCEVIARVLKGNYVCPDFLSGLQAMQLVVASFSTPGDLVLSISEEHGGHASTASIVKDLGRQSASLPFDPEKHQIATESLDPEEDPALVLVDHSNVLRSHDYVELADQYPDAILAVDISQVMALVASGDFPNPLDSGADLIFGSTHKSMNGPQKAIAVTRNDAVFRNLQETVDIHISNNHPASVAALGICFSEFELFGFEYGAMLLHCARALSHQLDRNGITVYGRFNGEFTSTQHVWIDVEKCTKLTAIEAVQTLHSVGLIVNTLYLPTGGESGAGAKGLRLGTTEVARLGMGPDEMGLIAEAIADALLSRVSLDDIRERMLQLRERFQRVEFCTDALGQRH; via the coding sequence ATGGCAATCCGACTGATCCCCACTGAGGGACTGATGAGCAAACTACAGAGGGAAATGTACTTGTCGGTTCAGTGTGGTCGATATCTTCATGCCCCACCAGAGAATCTAGACAAGGCAATTGCTTACCCAGATATTCACCACCTACAGTCTGTCTTTTCGGAAACATGCGAGGTAATCGCACGTGTTTTAAAAGGCAACTATGTCTGTCCCGATTTCCTGTCCGGTCTGCAGGCCATGCAGTTGGTAGTCGCATCGTTCAGTACGCCTGGGGATCTCGTTCTTTCAATATCCGAGGAGCACGGCGGACATGCTTCGACGGCGTCGATAGTCAAAGACCTCGGTCGGCAAAGTGCTTCGCTTCCATTCGATCCTGAAAAACATCAGATCGCGACAGAGAGTCTGGATCCCGAGGAAGACCCTGCCTTGGTCCTTGTCGACCATTCAAACGTTCTGCGATCACATGACTACGTAGAACTGGCAGATCAGTATCCAGACGCGATCCTCGCTGTTGATATTTCCCAAGTAATGGCTCTCGTCGCCAGTGGCGATTTCCCAAATCCACTGGACAGCGGAGCGGACCTGATCTTCGGGAGTACTCACAAGTCAATGAATGGTCCGCAGAAAGCGATTGCCGTTACGCGGAATGACGCAGTGTTTAGAAATCTCCAAGAGACGGTGGATATCCACATTTCAAATAATCACCCAGCCAGCGTGGCCGCCCTGGGGATTTGCTTTTCCGAATTTGAGCTGTTTGGATTCGAGTATGGAGCCATGCTGCTCCACTGCGCGAGGGCGCTGTCGCACCAGCTTGATCGCAACGGAATCACCGTCTATGGTCGTTTCAATGGTGAGTTCACTAGCACCCAACATGTTTGGATCGACGTCGAGAAATGCACGAAACTAACTGCTATCGAAGCGGTACAGACGCTACATTCGGTAGGACTGATTGTAAACACTTTGTATCTGCCGACCGGCGGAGAATCTGGTGCTGGGGCTAAGGGTCTTCGCCTTGGAACAACAGAAGTTGCCAGGCTCGGGATGGGCCCTGACGAAATGGGCTTGATCGCTGAAGCAATCGCCGACGCCCTGCTGTCTCGCGTTTCACTAGACGACATACGAGAAAGAATGCTGCAGCTGCGTGAGCGCTTTCAGCGTGTTGAGTTTTGCACAGATGCCCTTGGTCAACGACATTGA
- a CDS encoding helix-turn-helix domain-containing protein — protein MDQIELEFGKVVRKYREKAGHSQEGFADVAGLHRTYISSIELGKVQVGIGVAEKLAIALDVPLSKLFREIERRRDNQSG, from the coding sequence ATGGATCAAATTGAACTCGAATTCGGAAAAGTTGTACGCAAATACCGCGAAAAGGCTGGCCACTCACAAGAGGGGTTCGCCGATGTTGCCGGTCTGCATCGAACTTACATCAGCTCGATTGAGCTTGGGAAAGTCCAGGTCGGTATCGGCGTCGCCGAAAAGCTCGCCATTGCGCTGGACGTTCCGCTGAGTAAGCTATTTCGGGAGATTGAAAGGCGACGCGATAACCAATCCGGTTAG
- a CDS encoding S8 family peptidase, with the protein MADQPRFLLGNGHNLTSRVKVTKILEPKPPPYDIKTAKARLAPQFSSTAKSLAEIPDAACPDDYAVALLTLHPEYTAKSYFPGELLREARMEAIGSRPARVKPQAWNKKASPEEAPTTQLYVAASRRNFASFANQLPGLSESDTSTKQLFEIEVFKALDVNDRTQRVDRTAKDPLLEVVLHTSGVPRAGRIVEAFEEYADTLNLRPDFDRRFEVGSLCFLPVRAANTDIDKLGQFAFLRTIRQMPELRPMKPIIRTSGKSKPFAVKLPKDPPLDPQVKAAVFDGGLTDEASFGSFVHGHEPVGIGAPVETFVDHGTSVTSALLYGPLRKGDTVRQPYGQVDHYRVLDDHSAKDPYDLYDTLARIRDVLQVRKYGFVNLSIGPSLPIEDDDVHAWTAVLDSLLSSGETLATVAIGNAGEKDRPSGNARVQVPSDSVNALAVGATDRSNEKWARAKYSCYGPGRSPGVIKPEVVSFGGCSAEPFFVMDSSLTIAIPEAGTSLASPATLRLGMGVRAHFGADFSALAIKALLVHCCEPHETQSSDEIGWGRVPGDVEQLVVCGDGVARVVFQGELTPGQYLRAPVPMPAGKLTGMVSISATFCFASETDPNDPGNYTRGGLDVTFRPNADKYAVDAAHPKSSSFFRSSDYDTEGSLRRNAHKWETTLHRQRSFQPKSLKDPMFDVHYQVRESGRTTRASDKIRYAMIVTINAPKMPDLYDKIVQRFQTQIEPMTPLIEVPIRV; encoded by the coding sequence ATGGCGGACCAACCAAGATTCCTGCTGGGAAACGGGCATAACCTAACGAGCCGCGTGAAGGTCACCAAAATCTTGGAGCCAAAGCCGCCGCCCTACGACATCAAGACGGCCAAGGCGAGACTCGCTCCTCAATTTTCGTCCACTGCCAAGTCGCTAGCGGAGATCCCAGACGCCGCTTGCCCGGACGACTACGCGGTCGCCTTGCTAACACTTCATCCTGAATACACAGCAAAGAGTTATTTCCCTGGCGAACTTTTGCGCGAGGCTCGCATGGAGGCAATTGGCTCACGACCAGCTCGGGTTAAACCTCAAGCCTGGAACAAAAAAGCTAGCCCGGAAGAGGCACCGACAACCCAGCTATACGTTGCCGCAAGCCGTCGCAATTTCGCAAGCTTCGCCAACCAACTACCAGGCCTGTCCGAATCTGACACGAGCACGAAGCAACTCTTTGAAATTGAGGTTTTCAAGGCACTGGATGTCAATGACCGAACGCAAAGAGTTGACCGAACAGCGAAAGACCCGTTGCTCGAAGTCGTGTTGCATACATCGGGCGTTCCTCGCGCTGGCCGCATTGTTGAGGCGTTTGAGGAATACGCAGACACGCTCAACCTGCGTCCTGATTTTGATCGCCGATTTGAAGTTGGGTCGCTTTGTTTCTTACCAGTTCGAGCGGCAAATACTGACATTGATAAGCTTGGGCAGTTCGCTTTTCTGCGAACCATCCGGCAAATGCCTGAATTGCGACCGATGAAACCAATCATCCGAACATCAGGTAAGTCCAAGCCCTTTGCAGTAAAGTTGCCCAAGGATCCTCCGCTCGATCCGCAGGTAAAGGCTGCGGTCTTCGATGGTGGTTTGACTGACGAAGCAAGCTTTGGTTCGTTCGTGCATGGACACGAACCCGTTGGTATCGGAGCGCCGGTCGAGACATTCGTCGATCATGGCACATCGGTTACGTCGGCGCTTCTGTACGGTCCGCTCCGAAAAGGCGATACGGTTCGGCAACCTTACGGTCAAGTCGACCACTATCGAGTCCTCGACGATCATTCTGCCAAAGATCCCTACGATCTTTACGACACCCTTGCCCGCATTCGTGATGTCCTGCAAGTTCGGAAGTACGGGTTCGTCAACCTGAGCATTGGCCCGTCGCTACCAATCGAAGACGATGACGTTCACGCCTGGACCGCCGTCTTGGATTCGCTTCTCTCAAGCGGCGAGACTTTGGCGACGGTTGCGATCGGCAACGCCGGCGAAAAAGACCGGCCTTCTGGGAACGCACGTGTTCAAGTGCCATCGGACAGCGTCAATGCGTTGGCTGTCGGAGCAACAGACAGATCGAATGAAAAATGGGCGCGTGCAAAATACAGTTGCTATGGTCCTGGGCGAAGTCCCGGCGTCATCAAACCCGAGGTCGTGTCCTTCGGTGGTTGCTCAGCAGAACCGTTCTTCGTCATGGATTCGTCACTAACAATTGCGATCCCGGAGGCGGGGACAAGTCTCGCTTCGCCCGCAACGCTGCGTCTTGGCATGGGAGTGCGTGCTCACTTCGGCGCAGACTTTTCAGCGCTCGCCATCAAGGCGTTGCTGGTCCACTGCTGCGAACCGCACGAGACACAATCGTCGGATGAGATAGGTTGGGGGAGAGTGCCCGGCGACGTGGAACAGCTTGTCGTTTGCGGTGATGGCGTCGCGCGCGTCGTGTTCCAAGGTGAGTTGACACCAGGACAATACCTGCGCGCCCCGGTTCCCATGCCGGCTGGCAAGCTAACAGGAATGGTCTCGATCTCAGCCACGTTCTGCTTCGCCAGCGAAACGGACCCGAATGATCCGGGGAACTACACGCGAGGCGGATTGGACGTGACATTCCGGCCAAACGCGGACAAGTATGCTGTAGATGCTGCCCATCCAAAATCGAGCTCGTTCTTCCGCAGTTCCGACTACGACACTGAGGGGTCGCTACGACGAAACGCCCACAAATGGGAAACAACTTTGCATCGGCAACGGAGCTTTCAGCCAAAATCCTTGAAAGACCCAATGTTCGACGTCCACTACCAAGTTCGTGAATCGGGCCGCACAACGAGAGCGAGCGACAAGATCCGGTATGCAATGATCGTTACCATCAACGCTCCCAAAATGCCGGACCTGTACGATAAAATTGTCCAACGGTTCCAAACTCAGATTGAGCCGATGACGCCGCTAATCGAAGTTCCAATCCGCGTTTAG